TTATTCATCATTCATTAATTAAGTCTTCTCTATTTTTATCATCTGGAAATATTTATTTAAGATATAACAGCAAAATAATTAATGATATAGGCAATATGGTAAAATTTCTGCCAAAAACATTTGTCGCTTTTTTTGGCGGATTTATTGGAATCTCAGGTTTTCCGCCATTTGGTATTTTTATGAGTGAATTTTTAATTATTATAGGTGCTTTTCAAAAAGGTTACTACGCTAGCGGTATTTTTTTTATTGCTATTTTGTCGATTCTTTTAGCAGGATTTAGTAATTACTGCATTAAAATGGGATTTGACAAATCAAATGTCCCAGAATCCAATTTTAATGAGAATTATGCTTTAATATTGCCTCAATATGTTATGTTAGGGATATCGTTAATATTATGCTTTTGGATTCCTGATTCTTTATACGATATAATCTTAAAGGCAATTTGTAGCATTGGCGGAGGATACTGATGAATATTGATTTTCTTAAAATTAAAAATGGAGAGATGATAAAAATTGAGGATATTCCTTTAATACCATTTGATACATTCTGTGAAAGGATTTTATTTTTTACATCCAACAAAGGCAATATTGTTCAATTTTTCGCCTATGAAAACAAACAAAAAGAGATTCAATTCATTATTGTATTACGATATGATGATTTAATAGTCGCAAGATGCGATGTTCCTCAAACTTATGTAGCATTGACATGCGGATGCGAAAAGTTCCATATGTTTGAGCGAGAAATAGCCGAGCAATTTGGAATTAAGCCGGAACGGCATCCGTGGATGAAATCTGTTCGTTATCATGCCAATTATAGCGGAGCTTCTGATATTTTTGGAAATGATTATTCTCAAGATATACCCGGAGTTTATAATTATTACACTATAACAGGCGACGAAATACATCAAGTCGGTGTAGGACCTGTGCATGCAGGAATAATAGAACCGGGACATTTCAGGTTTAATTGTATAGGTGAAAAGGTTTTACATTTAGAAATTCAGTTAGGCTATCAACACAGGGGCATTGAACAATTATTACAAACAGCAACATGGCAGAGATTACCCATTATCATTGAAGGAATAGCTGGTGATTCAGCTGTTGCAAACAGCCTATGTTTTTCTCAAGCTTGCGAAGCATTATTATCGGTAGACACAAATAAAGGCACAAAAATATTACGGACAATAGCACTCGAATTAGAGCGTATTTCTAACCATCTTGGTGATTTAGGAGCATTAAGTGGAGATGTTGCATTTCTACCTCCAGCCTCATATTTTGGCCGAATGAGAGGAGATTTTTTAAACATGCTTCTACTGATTGCTGGAAGCAGATTTGGAAAAGGTCTGATAAGACCCGGTGGTATGTTATATCAGTTACCATCAAATATCCGCGCAATTCTTATAGAAAGAATCAAAGGTTTAAAACCCCAAGTAGAGCATGTAGGTCATCTTCTTCTCAATAGTTCGAGTGTGCTTGCACGTTTTGAATCAACTGGTATCGTTAATGAAGAAACAGCTGAAAAAATTGGTTTGGTTGGAGTTGCTGGCAGGGCTTCGGGCATCAATTATGATGTTAGAAAGTCTTTTCCTACAGAATATTATAAATCATTGGAAATAAATATTCCTACAGAAACATCTGGCGATGTTTATGCAAGAGCTAAAGTTCGGTTTAATGAAATTATAGAATCATTACGCATTATAGAACTTTTATTGGAGTCAGAAATTGAACCGAATTCAAATATTTTGAATTTTGATATATTTCCTAAGTCCGCTTTTGTAGTAACTATTAATGAAGGTTGGAGAGGAGAACTTTCCCATTGTATTATGACAGATGAAGATGGACATATTTTAAGATATAAAATAAAAGACCCCTCATTTCATAATTGGATGGGGCTTGCATTGTCTTTACGGGGAGAAGAAATTTCAGATTTCCCTTTGTGCAATAAAAGTTTTAACTTATCGTATTGCGGATTTGATTTATAATCCAAGTTTAAGGTGAATTTAATGATAGAAATTTTAAAAAATCGTTTTGAACAAGGCTATAAAACTTCCAAGTATCCAAAAGCAAAAATAACACTTCCAGAGAGATATCGTGGTAAACCTTTGATAAGTAAAAACTGTGATGCAAAAATTGTTATAAAATGCGCTGATAATTGCCCTCAATCCGCAATCGTCGTTGCAGAACATTTAATTGATATGGGAAAATGCACTTTTTGCGGTCTTTGCGAGCAAATTTCAAACGGCGAATTTGTTAAGTTTACTAATAATTTCGAAATAGGTGTAGCAAAAAAAGAACATTTAATTACCGATGGAAACATTCCAGATTTAAAAAAATACGCTGAAAAAAAATTTAAAAAATTATTCGGAAAATCATTACAGTTAAGGCAGGTTTCTGCTGGAGGATGCAATGCATGTGAAGCAGATACTAATGTTTTAAATACTCCTTTTTTTGATTTATCCAGATTTGGTATTAGCTTTGTAGCTTCTCCTCGACATGCTGATGGAGTTGTTGTAACTGGCCCTGTAACTAAAAATATGAAAACAGCATTACTACAAACCTATGATGCAATACCTGAGCCTAAAATGGTAATAGCTTTAGGCTCTTGTGCCTTATCTGGAGGACCTTTTTTGGGAAGCAACGAAATAGCCGGGCCATTAGATACTATTTTGCGTGTATCTCTATATATTCCTGGCTGCCCGCCTCATCCATTAACAATATTACATTCATTATTAAATTATTTTAAATGAGATTTTAATTTTTTTTCAACCGTTTTTTCTCAATTTATGTAGCCAATTTTAATTATAACTGACGTTCAATTCAGGTGATTAAGGCTAAACTTAAAGGATAATCCAAATTTTATTATCTAAAAATAGTAATGACCAGTCATTTAACTGAATCATAATCTCTTGTCCCATAAGCCTACTTTAATAATATCAAGAAAACATTATTGTTAAAATTTA
This sequence is a window from Desulfobacterales bacterium. Protein-coding genes within it:
- a CDS encoding hydrogenase → MNIDFLKIKNGEMIKIEDIPLIPFDTFCERILFFTSNKGNIVQFFAYENKQKEIQFIIVLRYDDLIVARCDVPQTYVALTCGCEKFHMFEREIAEQFGIKPERHPWMKSVRYHANYSGASDIFGNDYSQDIPGVYNYYTITGDEIHQVGVGPVHAGIIEPGHFRFNCIGEKVLHLEIQLGYQHRGIEQLLQTATWQRLPIIIEGIAGDSAVANSLCFSQACEALLSVDTNKGTKILRTIALELERISNHLGDLGALSGDVAFLPPASYFGRMRGDFLNMLLLIAGSRFGKGLIRPGGMLYQLPSNIRAILIERIKGLKPQVEHVGHLLLNSSSVLARFESTGIVNEETAEKIGLVGVAGRASGINYDVRKSFPTEYYKSLEINIPTETSGDVYARAKVRFNEIIESLRIIELLLESEIEPNSNILNFDIFPKSAFVVTINEGWRGELSHCIMTDEDGHILRYKIKDPSFHNWMGLALSLRGEEISDFPLCNKSFNLSYCGFDL
- a CDS encoding hydrogenase yields the protein MIEILKNRFEQGYKTSKYPKAKITLPERYRGKPLISKNCDAKIVIKCADNCPQSAIVVAEHLIDMGKCTFCGLCEQISNGEFVKFTNNFEIGVAKKEHLITDGNIPDLKKYAEKKFKKLFGKSLQLRQVSAGGCNACEADTNVLNTPFFDLSRFGISFVASPRHADGVVVTGPVTKNMKTALLQTYDAIPEPKMVIALGSCALSGGPFLGSNEIAGPLDTILRVSLYIPGCPPHPLTILHSLLNYFK